Proteins encoded within one genomic window of Mycolicibacterium monacense:
- a CDS encoding nitrate reductase subunit alpha — protein sequence MSNPPRTGGVVEELLGRSGRFFTPGEISDDLRTVTRRGGREGDVFYRDRWSHDKVVRSTHGVNCTGSCSWKIYVKDGIITWETQQTDYPTVGPDRPEYEPRGCPRGAAFSWYTYSPTRVRYPYARGLLVQMYREAKERLGDPVLAWADIQSDPERRRRYQRARGMGGLVRVSWAEATEMIAAAHVHTIKTYGPDRVAGFSPIPAMSMVSHAAGSRFVELIGGAMTSFYDWYADLPVASPQVFGDQTDVPESGDWWDASYLMMWGSNVPVTRTPDAHWMAEVRYRGTKVVTVSPDYADNTKFADEWMPCAAGTDGALAMAMGHVILAEFFVRQRVPFFVDYVRQYTDLPFLVKLEDRDGALVPGKMLTAADLGHEVENAVFKPVLLDGRTDDVAVPHGSLGFRYGDDGVGKWNLDLGELSPALTVAADGADTAAIVLPRFDTVDGHGATLQRGVPVRRVGEHLVCTVFDLMLAQYGVARPGLPGDWPEGYDDAERPYTPAWQEPITGVSASQVVRIAREFARNAEESGGRSMIIMGAGICQWFHGDATYRAVLSLLLLTGSMGRNGGGWAHYVGQEKCRPVTGWATMAMATDWSRPPRQMPGTSYWYVHADQWRYDGYRADALASPTGRGRFTDKHTMDVLAAATAMGWMPFYPQFDRSSLDVAGEASAAGREIGEYVADQLASGALKLAVTDPDDPKNWPRVLDVWRANLLGSSSKGNEYFLRHLLGTASNLQATPTREELRPNDIGWTDDIPEGKLDLLMSIDFRMTSTTLLSDVVLPAATWYEKADLNTTDMHPYVHAFTAAIDPPWETRSDYDAFGAIARTFSALAKTHLGTRTDVVLGALQHDTPGAMAYPGGVENDWRVTGARPVPGKTMGPLAVVERDYAAIADKWASLGPLVERLGLTTKGITTRPEPESRELAAKFGVLKTGSAAGRPAITTAERMADTILALSGTTNGRLAVEGFRELERRTGRHLAHLAEGSEERRITYADAQARPVPVITSPEWSGSETGGRRYAPFTVNVEELKPFHTLTGRMHFYLDHDWLEELGEQLPVYRPPLDMARLFGEPAVGDHRDGVGLTVRYLTPHSKWSIHSEYQDNLLMLSLSRGGPTMWMSPLDAAKIEVRDNDWVEAVNRNGVLVCRAIVSHRMPEGVVFVYHAQERTIDVPLTETTGRRGGIHNSLTRLLIKPSHLAGGYAQNAFAFNYLGPTGNQRDEVTVVRRRSQEVVF from the coding sequence GTGAGCAACCCACCTCGCACCGGCGGTGTGGTCGAGGAACTGCTGGGGCGCAGCGGTCGGTTCTTCACCCCCGGTGAGATCTCCGACGACCTGCGGACCGTCACCCGCCGCGGCGGCCGGGAAGGCGACGTGTTCTACCGGGACCGGTGGAGCCACGACAAGGTCGTCCGCTCCACCCACGGCGTCAACTGCACCGGGTCGTGCTCGTGGAAGATCTACGTCAAGGACGGGATCATCACCTGGGAGACCCAGCAGACCGACTATCCGACCGTCGGCCCGGACCGGCCCGAGTACGAGCCGCGGGGCTGCCCCCGGGGTGCGGCTTTCTCGTGGTACACCTACTCGCCGACGCGGGTGCGGTACCCCTACGCGCGCGGGCTGCTGGTCCAGATGTACCGCGAAGCCAAGGAACGCCTCGGCGATCCGGTGCTCGCCTGGGCCGACATCCAGTCCGATCCCGAACGGCGCCGCCGCTACCAGCGGGCCCGGGGTATGGGCGGATTGGTGCGGGTGAGCTGGGCCGAGGCGACGGAGATGATCGCCGCCGCGCACGTGCACACCATCAAGACCTACGGCCCCGACCGGGTCGCCGGGTTCTCGCCGATCCCGGCCATGTCGATGGTGAGCCACGCAGCCGGGTCGCGGTTCGTCGAGCTGATCGGCGGCGCGATGACCTCGTTCTACGACTGGTACGCCGATCTGCCGGTGGCCTCGCCGCAGGTGTTCGGCGACCAGACCGACGTCCCCGAATCCGGTGACTGGTGGGACGCGTCGTATCTGATGATGTGGGGCTCCAACGTCCCGGTCACCCGCACACCCGACGCCCACTGGATGGCGGAGGTGCGTTACCGCGGTACCAAGGTCGTCACGGTCAGCCCCGACTACGCCGACAACACCAAGTTCGCCGACGAATGGATGCCGTGCGCCGCGGGCACCGACGGCGCGTTGGCGATGGCGATGGGCCACGTCATCCTCGCGGAGTTCTTCGTCCGGCAGCGGGTGCCGTTCTTCGTCGACTACGTACGCCAGTACACCGACCTGCCGTTCCTGGTGAAGCTCGAGGACCGTGACGGCGCACTGGTTCCCGGCAAGATGCTCACCGCGGCGGACCTGGGCCACGAGGTGGAGAACGCCGTGTTCAAACCGGTGCTGCTCGACGGGCGCACCGACGACGTCGCGGTCCCCCACGGTTCGCTCGGTTTCCGGTACGGAGACGACGGCGTCGGCAAGTGGAACCTCGACCTCGGCGAACTCTCGCCGGCACTCACCGTGGCCGCCGACGGCGCCGACACCGCCGCGATCGTCCTGCCGCGGTTCGACACCGTCGACGGGCACGGCGCCACGCTGCAGCGCGGCGTGCCCGTGCGCCGGGTGGGCGAGCACCTGGTGTGCACCGTCTTCGACCTGATGCTGGCCCAGTACGGGGTGGCGCGCCCGGGGTTGCCGGGCGACTGGCCGGAAGGCTACGACGACGCCGAGCGTCCGTACACCCCGGCCTGGCAGGAGCCGATCACCGGGGTCTCGGCGAGCCAAGTCGTCCGCATCGCGCGTGAATTCGCCCGCAACGCCGAGGAATCCGGCGGTCGCTCGATGATCATCATGGGCGCCGGGATCTGCCAGTGGTTCCACGGTGACGCCACCTACCGTGCGGTACTGTCGCTGTTGTTGCTCACCGGATCCATGGGACGCAACGGCGGTGGTTGGGCGCATTACGTGGGCCAGGAGAAGTGCCGGCCGGTGACCGGATGGGCGACCATGGCGATGGCCACCGACTGGTCCCGTCCGCCGCGGCAGATGCCCGGCACCTCGTACTGGTACGTGCACGCCGACCAATGGCGCTACGACGGATACCGCGCCGACGCGCTGGCCAGCCCGACCGGCCGCGGCCGGTTCACCGACAAGCACACGATGGACGTGCTGGCCGCGGCGACCGCGATGGGCTGGATGCCGTTCTACCCGCAGTTCGACCGGTCCAGCCTCGACGTCGCCGGCGAAGCGTCGGCCGCCGGCCGCGAGATCGGCGAGTACGTTGCCGACCAGTTGGCCTCCGGCGCTTTGAAACTGGCGGTCACCGACCCCGACGATCCGAAGAACTGGCCGCGGGTGCTCGACGTGTGGCGGGCCAACCTGCTGGGCTCGTCGAGCAAGGGCAACGAGTACTTCCTGCGGCATCTGCTGGGCACCGCGTCGAATCTGCAGGCGACGCCCACCCGGGAAGAACTGCGCCCCAACGACATCGGCTGGACCGACGACATCCCGGAGGGCAAGCTCGACCTGCTGATGTCGATCGACTTCCGGATGACCTCGACCACGCTGCTGTCGGATGTCGTGCTGCCCGCGGCGACCTGGTACGAGAAGGCGGACCTCAACACCACCGACATGCACCCCTACGTCCACGCGTTCACCGCCGCCATCGACCCCCCGTGGGAGACCCGGTCGGATTACGATGCGTTCGGCGCGATCGCCCGGACGTTCAGCGCGCTGGCCAAGACGCACCTGGGCACCCGCACCGACGTGGTCCTCGGCGCCCTGCAGCACGACACCCCCGGGGCGATGGCCTATCCCGGCGGCGTCGAGAACGACTGGCGGGTGACCGGGGCGAGACCGGTGCCCGGCAAGACCATGGGCCCGCTGGCGGTGGTCGAACGCGACTACGCCGCGATCGCCGACAAATGGGCCAGCCTCGGCCCGCTGGTGGAGCGGCTGGGGCTCACCACCAAGGGCATCACCACCCGGCCGGAACCCGAATCCCGGGAACTGGCCGCGAAATTCGGGGTGCTGAAGACGGGGTCCGCCGCGGGCCGGCCGGCCATCACCACCGCCGAGCGGATGGCCGACACGATCCTGGCGCTGTCGGGCACCACCAACGGCCGCCTCGCCGTCGAGGGTTTCCGCGAACTGGAGCGACGGACCGGTCGGCACCTCGCCCACCTCGCCGAGGGCAGTGAGGAGCGCCGCATCACCTATGCCGACGCGCAGGCCCGTCCGGTGCCGGTGATCACCAGCCCGGAGTGGTCGGGCAGCGAAACCGGCGGCAGGAGGTACGCCCCGTTCACCGTCAATGTCGAAGAACTCAAACCGTTCCACACGCTGACGGGGCGGATGCATTTCTATCTCGACCACGACTGGCTCGAGGAACTCGGCGAACAACTTCCCGTCTACCGTCCGCCGCTGGACATGGCCCGCCTGTTCGGCGAACCGGCCGTCGGCGACCACCGCGACGGCGTCGGGTTGACGGTGCGTTACCTCACCCCCCACTCGAAGTGGTCGATCCACTCGGAGTACCAGGACAACCTGCTGATGCTGTCGCTGTCACGGGGCGGCCCGACGATGTGGATGAGCCCGCTCGACGCGGCGAAAATCGAGGTGCGCGACAACGACTGGGTCGAGGCCGTCAACCGCAACGGCGTACTGGTGTGCCGGGCGATCGTCTCCCACCGGATGCCCGAGGGTGTCGTGTTCGTCTACCACGCGCAGGAGCGCACCATCGACGTACCGCTGACCGAGACGACGGGCAGGCGCGGCGGAATTCACAACTCGCTGACCCGGCTGCTCATCAAACCGAGCCACCTCGCGGGTGGCTACGCGCAGAACGCCTTCGCGTTCAACTACCTCGGGCCGACCGGCAACCAACGCGACGAGGTGACTGTGGTGCGGCGGCGAAGCCAGGAGGTGGTGTTCTGA
- the narH gene encoding nitrate reductase subunit beta has translation MRVMAQMAMVMNLDKCIGCHTCSVTCKQAWTNRPGTEYVWFNNVETRPGQGYPRTYEDQERWRGGWVRDRRGRLRLRDGGRLSKLLRIFANPKMPSIDDYYEPWTYDYENLTSAPLGDQMPVAPPRSLIGGEPMKISWSANWDDDLGGSPEIVPGDPVLAKVSEQVRLEFEQTFMFFLPRICEHCLNPSCMASCPSGAIYKRSEDGIVLVDQDRCRGWRMCVSGCPYKKMYFNHKTGKAEKCTLCYPRIEVGLPTVCSETCVGRLRYLGLVLYDVDRVLEAASVENDADLYEAQKGVLLDPHDPEVVAGARAEGISDEWIEAAQRSPIYALIHTYRVALPLHPEYRTMPMVWYIPPLSPIVDAVARDGHDGEELGNLFGALEALRIPIEYLAGLFTAGDTAVVEDVLRRLAAMRSYMRDINLGRETQPHIPESVGLTEEEMYDMYRLLALAKYDERYVIPTAYAAGAIPGAEEPGCSLSFEGGPGMYESGPFGEASGGPVAVAVETFHALQHRQTSDGMAANADRPSRVNLLNWDGRGTPPGIFPGDGDRR, from the coding sequence ATGCGAGTCATGGCCCAGATGGCGATGGTGATGAACCTCGACAAGTGCATCGGGTGTCATACCTGCTCGGTCACCTGCAAGCAGGCGTGGACCAACCGGCCCGGAACCGAGTACGTGTGGTTCAACAACGTGGAAACCCGCCCGGGACAGGGTTATCCGCGCACCTACGAGGATCAGGAGCGGTGGCGCGGCGGGTGGGTCCGCGACCGCAGGGGCCGGTTACGGTTGCGCGACGGCGGGCGGCTGAGCAAGCTGCTGCGGATCTTCGCCAACCCCAAGATGCCGAGTATCGACGACTACTACGAGCCGTGGACGTACGACTACGAGAACCTCACCTCGGCTCCGCTGGGCGACCAGATGCCGGTGGCGCCACCGCGCAGCCTGATCGGCGGTGAGCCGATGAAGATCTCGTGGTCGGCGAACTGGGACGACGACCTCGGCGGCTCCCCCGAGATCGTGCCCGGTGATCCGGTGCTGGCGAAGGTCAGCGAACAGGTCCGGCTGGAGTTCGAGCAGACCTTCATGTTCTTCCTGCCCCGCATCTGCGAGCACTGCCTCAACCCCTCGTGTATGGCGTCGTGTCCGTCGGGTGCGATCTACAAACGCAGCGAGGACGGCATCGTGCTCGTCGACCAGGACCGCTGCCGCGGCTGGCGGATGTGTGTGTCCGGATGCCCCTACAAGAAGATGTATTTCAACCACAAGACCGGCAAGGCCGAGAAGTGCACGCTGTGCTACCCACGCATCGAGGTCGGGCTGCCCACCGTGTGTTCGGAGACCTGCGTCGGCCGGTTGCGTTATCTGGGTCTGGTGCTCTACGACGTCGACCGCGTGCTGGAGGCGGCATCGGTGGAGAACGACGCCGACCTCTACGAGGCGCAGAAGGGTGTGCTGCTCGATCCGCACGACCCGGAGGTGGTCGCCGGGGCACGCGCCGAAGGGATCTCCGACGAATGGATCGAGGCGGCCCAGCGGTCGCCGATCTACGCGCTCATCCACACCTACCGGGTGGCGCTGCCGCTACACCCGGAATACCGCACCATGCCGATGGTCTGGTACATCCCGCCACTGTCGCCGATCGTCGACGCGGTCGCCCGCGACGGTCACGACGGCGAGGAACTGGGCAACCTGTTCGGTGCGCTGGAGGCGCTGCGCATCCCGATCGAATACCTCGCCGGGCTGTTCACCGCCGGGGACACCGCGGTCGTCGAGGACGTCCTGCGCCGGCTCGCGGCGATGCGCTCCTACATGCGCGACATCAACCTCGGCCGCGAGACCCAGCCGCACATCCCCGAGTCGGTGGGTCTGACCGAAGAAGAGATGTACGACATGTACCGGCTGCTCGCGCTGGCGAAATACGATGAGCGGTACGTCATCCCGACGGCCTACGCGGCCGGCGCGATCCCGGGGGCCGAGGAGCCCGGCTGCTCGTTGTCGTTCGAGGGCGGACCGGGTATGTACGAATCCGGCCCGTTCGGTGAGGCCAGCGGCGGTCCGGTGGCGGTGGCCGTCGAGACGTTCCACGCGCTGCAGCACCGCCAGACCAGCGACGGGATGGCCGCCAACGCCGACCGTCCGTCACGGGTCAACCTGCTCAACTGGGACGGCCGTGGCACACCGCCGGGCATCTTCCCGGGCGACGGGGACCGGCGATGA
- the narJ gene encoding nitrate reductase molybdenum cofactor assembly chaperone — MKTAKLFKRSGCGLEERLVWQCASLLLSYPDHSRFDIAERLLAHVDGSAAERLSRTLAALRAVDSLRAAQDYVATFDLRRRATMYLTYWTAGDTRNRGNAMLAFAQVYRAAGTTPPDDEAPDHLPVVLEFAAVVAPEAGFRLLTDHRVPIEVLHRALREADSPYADTVVAVLATLPAATDTDVLRARKLAADGPPAEAVGLQPFTLTVPPRRTQGGS; from the coding sequence ATGAAGACCGCGAAGCTCTTCAAGCGGTCTGGGTGCGGACTCGAGGAGCGGCTCGTCTGGCAGTGCGCGTCACTGCTGCTGAGCTATCCCGACCACAGCCGGTTCGACATCGCCGAACGACTGCTGGCGCATGTCGACGGCTCTGCGGCGGAGCGCCTTTCGCGCACGCTGGCGGCGCTGCGAGCGGTGGACTCACTGCGGGCCGCGCAAGATTACGTCGCCACCTTCGACCTGCGCCGCCGCGCCACGATGTACCTGACGTATTGGACGGCCGGCGACACCCGCAACCGTGGTAACGCGATGCTGGCTTTCGCGCAGGTGTACCGCGCCGCCGGGACGACGCCGCCCGACGACGAGGCACCCGACCACCTGCCGGTGGTGCTGGAGTTCGCCGCCGTCGTGGCGCCCGAAGCCGGATTCCGGCTGCTCACCGATCACCGGGTGCCGATCGAGGTGCTGCACCGCGCGCTGCGCGAGGCGGATTCGCCGTACGCCGACACCGTCGTCGCCGTCCTCGCGACGCTGCCCGCCGCCACCGACACCGACGTGCTCCGGGCCCGGAAACTGGCCGCCGACGGACCACCCGCCGAAGCCGTTGGCCTGCAACCGTTCACACTGACCGTGCCACCGCGGCGCACCCAAGGAGGCAGCTGA
- the narI gene encoding respiratory nitrate reductase subunit gamma, producing MSGWEIFWDVAPYVTLAVVAVGIWWRYRYDKFGWTTRSSQLYESRLLRIGSPMFHFGILVVIVGHIIGLVIPESWTSAVGLSDHAYHVQALVLGAIAGVTTLTGIALLVFRRRTTGPVFLATTVNDKVMYLVLVMAIVAGLACTLIGATPVGAEHDYRQTVSPWFRSIWILQPRGDLMAAAPLWFHIHVIIALVLFCLWPFTRLVHVFSAPIGYLFRPYIVYRSRDVAGKGELVGSQPHRRGW from the coding sequence ATGTCGGGTTGGGAGATCTTCTGGGATGTGGCCCCGTACGTGACGCTGGCGGTCGTGGCGGTGGGGATCTGGTGGCGCTACCGCTATGACAAGTTCGGCTGGACCACCCGGTCGTCGCAACTCTACGAATCGCGGCTGCTGCGCATCGGCAGCCCGATGTTCCACTTCGGCATCCTGGTCGTCATCGTCGGCCACATCATCGGCCTGGTCATCCCCGAATCCTGGACCAGCGCGGTCGGTCTGAGTGACCACGCCTATCACGTGCAGGCGCTGGTGCTGGGCGCGATCGCCGGTGTCACCACGCTCACCGGTATCGCGCTGCTGGTGTTCCGGCGCCGCACCACCGGACCGGTGTTCCTGGCCACCACCGTCAACGACAAGGTGATGTACCTGGTGCTGGTGATGGCCATCGTCGCGGGATTGGCCTGCACGCTCATCGGCGCGACCCCGGTGGGCGCCGAGCACGATTACCGTCAGACGGTGTCGCCGTGGTTCCGGTCGATCTGGATCCTGCAGCCGCGCGGCGATCTGATGGCTGCGGCGCCGCTGTGGTTCCACATCCACGTGATCATCGCGCTCGTGTTGTTCTGCCTGTGGCCGTTCACCCGGCTGGTGCACGTGTTCAGCGCACCGATCGGCTACCTCTTCCGGCCCTACATCGTCTACCGCAGCCGCGACGTCGCCGGCAAGGGTGAGCTGGTCGGCTCGCAGCCGCACCGCCGGGGCTGGTGA
- a CDS encoding fatty acid desaturase family protein, producing MTSTITPAPPQRGVEKTVAGQTVRLSAEQVEAFGRELDALREQVVADLGERDTTYIRKVIKAQRTLEIGGRAMLFGGIFPPFWLAGTAMLGLSKIIDNMEIGHNVMHGQYDWTGDPALSSKKFEWDNACPGDQWRHSHNYMHHTYTNIVGMDRDIGYGILRMSDNQRWQPYFLGNPVYAFLLMVLFQYGVALHELETERIRAGEISIADKREILQGIWRKTKRQTLKDYVAFPLLAGPFAPWVFTGNLTANLMRNVWSYMIIFCGHFPEDVQEFSIEETKAESRGQWYFRQVLGSANLTGLFPRRSARPDSAKLFHLLSGNLSFQIEHHLFPDIPAHRHAELAPAVRDICRRYGLPYNSGPLPRQFASVVRKIVRLALPS from the coding sequence ATGACCTCCACCATCACCCCCGCACCCCCGCAACGGGGCGTCGAGAAGACCGTCGCCGGCCAGACCGTGCGCCTGTCCGCCGAACAGGTCGAGGCATTCGGCCGTGAACTCGACGCGCTGCGCGAACAGGTGGTCGCCGATCTCGGCGAACGCGACACCACCTACATCCGCAAGGTCATCAAGGCCCAGCGAACACTCGAAATCGGCGGCCGCGCCATGCTCTTCGGCGGTATCTTCCCACCGTTCTGGCTCGCGGGCACGGCGATGCTGGGCCTGTCGAAGATCATCGACAACATGGAGATCGGCCACAACGTCATGCACGGCCAGTACGACTGGACCGGCGACCCGGCGTTGTCCAGCAAGAAGTTCGAATGGGACAACGCCTGCCCGGGCGACCAGTGGCGGCATTCGCACAACTACATGCACCACACCTACACCAACATCGTCGGCATGGACCGCGACATCGGCTACGGCATCCTGCGGATGAGCGACAACCAGCGGTGGCAGCCGTACTTCCTGGGCAACCCGGTCTACGCGTTCCTGCTGATGGTGCTGTTCCAGTACGGCGTCGCACTGCACGAACTGGAGACCGAGCGCATCCGGGCCGGTGAGATCAGCATCGCCGACAAACGCGAGATCCTGCAGGGTATCTGGCGTAAGACCAAGCGGCAGACGCTCAAGGACTACGTCGCCTTCCCGCTGCTGGCCGGACCGTTCGCGCCGTGGGTGTTCACCGGTAACCTGACCGCGAACCTGATGCGCAACGTGTGGTCGTACATGATCATCTTCTGCGGTCACTTCCCCGAAGACGTGCAGGAGTTCTCGATCGAGGAGACCAAGGCCGAATCACGCGGCCAGTGGTACTTCCGCCAGGTGCTCGGATCGGCGAACCTGACCGGATTGTTCCCCCGTCGCTCCGCTCGCCCCGATTCGGCAAAGCTGTTCCACCTGCTGAGCGGGAACCTGTCGTTCCAGATCGAGCACCACCTGTTCCCCGACATCCCGGCCCACCGCCACGCCGAACTCGCACCCGCGGTGCGTGACATCTGCCGCCGCTACGGGCTGCCGTACAACTCCGGGCCGCTGCCGCGCCAGTTCGCCAGCGTGGTCCGCAAGATCGTGCGACTGGCGCTGCCGAGCTGA